A single Nostoc sp. PCC 7107 DNA region contains:
- a CDS encoding peptidoglycan-binding protein has product MWCGFNKTSAIIAATCLVGTSVLVSDSTFAARQRNYTPQELRAVLHGLGYKVKVSNTPLTDEETKKAIRDFQKGYKLGVDGIAGPKTQDFAGNIVEILQANLNVVLKPNPPLPRDQFFGPRTEQLIKEYQKKNQLSETGIANLALRQKLNADAREIVGKPQSPSSPQPTAKPTAKPTATPTPTPTPTAKPQTAPTPTPTASPTASPTPIPTLTPTEIPTPTP; this is encoded by the coding sequence ATGTGGTGTGGGTTTAATAAAACCAGCGCAATTATTGCTGCTACTTGCCTAGTAGGTACCAGTGTACTAGTTTCTGACAGTACCTTTGCAGCACGTCAACGTAACTATACGCCCCAAGAATTACGTGCTGTGTTGCACGGGCTAGGTTACAAAGTGAAAGTCTCGAATACACCTCTGACAGATGAGGAAACGAAAAAGGCTATCCGCGATTTTCAAAAAGGCTACAAGCTTGGTGTTGATGGGATAGCAGGGCCAAAAACTCAAGACTTTGCAGGCAATATTGTGGAAATTTTGCAAGCAAATCTAAATGTAGTGCTTAAACCAAATCCACCTCTACCTCGTGATCAATTCTTTGGCCCGCGTACAGAACAGTTAATTAAGGAGTATCAGAAAAAGAATCAGCTTTCAGAAACGGGAATAGCTAATTTAGCACTCCGTCAGAAGCTAAATGCAGACGCGAGAGAAATTGTAGGTAAGCCTCAATCTCCATCGTCACCCCAACCGACGGCTAAACCAACAGCTAAACCGACTGCGACACCAACACCAACACCAACACCAACAGCTAAACCACAAACTGCACCAACACCCACACCAACCGCGTCACCAACTGCTTCCCCAACACCGATACCGACGCTAACGCCAACAGAGATACCAACGCCAACACCTTAA